A part of Ziziphus jujuba cultivar Dongzao chromosome 8, ASM3175591v1 genomic DNA contains:
- the LOC107414862 gene encoding laccase-15 isoform X1, giving the protein MKPLLSFQLLGVLFLVDILHCQALVHRRTFVYVSDPQTSKPNGTCQLEINIYKPLQVKEVPYTRLCSTKNILTVNGQFPGPTLYARKGDTIIVDVHNKGNQNITIHWHGVKQPRNPWSDGPEYITQCPIQPGAKFSQKIILSTEEGTLWWHAHSEWDRATVCGALVIYPKKGTNYPFSKPHAEFPLILGEWWKEDIEELYTEFLKSGGDPNISDALTINGQPGDLYPCSKPDTFKLMVEHSKTYLLRLINSGLQDILFFSIANHSLTIVGSDASYTKPFVTNYIAISPGQTIDFLLTADQDPHHHYYMGAKVYTATSNPFDNTTTTALLHYGDFTPSNSPPFSPYLAPYNDTNSSVSFTGRLRSLADKIHSVVDVPLNINDRLFFTLSINTFPCRQNDSCQGPNGSRLAASVNNVSFVTPTVNSILQAYYYHANGVFGDRFPDFPETLFDFTATDLPLYLETPKSRTEVKVLEYNSTVEIVFQGTNVTAGAADHPMHLHGFSFYVVGWGFGNFDKDKDPLNYNLVDPPLQNTIAVPVNGWTTVRFKADNPGVWFMHCHVDRHMSWGMTMAFIVKNGKFPNAQILPPPPDMPPC; this is encoded by the exons ATGAAGCCTTTACTTAGCTTCCAACTTTTAGGTGTACTATTTCTAGTTGACATCCTCCATTGCCAAGCTTTAGTTCACCGACGTACTTTTGTG TACGTCTCTGATCCCCAAACTTCTAAACCCAATGGAACCTGTCAGCTCgagataaatatatacaaaccaTTGCAG GTTAAAGAAGTCCCTTACACAAGATTGTGCAGCACGAAGAACATATTGACTGTGAATGGCCAATTTCCTGGACCAACGCTTTATGCTCGAAAGGGAGATACCATCATCGTCGACGTTCATAACAAAGGCAACCAGAACATTACAATCcactg GCATGGAGTGAAACAACCAAGGAATCCATGGTCAGATGGTCCCGAGTATATCACGCAGTGTCCAATTCAACCAGGAGCCAAGTTCAGCCAAAAGATTATATTATCAACGGAAGAAGGCACCCTGTGGTGGCATGCACACAGTGAGTGGGACAGAGCCACCGTCTGTGGAGCTCTTGTCATATATCCTAAGAAAGGAACCAATTATCCCTTCTCTAAACCACATGCAGAATTCCCCCTCATATTAG GAGAGTGGTGGAAGGAAGATATAGAGGAGCTTTACACTGAGTTTCTCAAATCTGGAGGAGACCCCAACATTTCAGACGCTTTAACCATCAATGGTCAACCTGGTGATCTCTATCCCTGCTCAAAACCAG ATACATTCAAGCTAATGGTTGAGCACAGCAAGACTTATCTACTCCGTCTAATAAACTCAGGCCTCCAAGATATTCTCTTCTTCTCCATCGCCAACCACAGCCTCACCATTGTGGGATCAGATGCAAGCTACACCAAACCATTCGTCACAAACTACATAGCAATATCCCCCGGTCAAACCATTGACTTCTTGTTGACCGCCGATCAAGATCCCCACCACCACTACTACATGGGTGCCAAAGTCTACACCGCAACTTCCAACCCATTCGACAACACAACCACCACTGCTCTTCTCCATTATGGCGACTTCACTCCCTCGAATTCTCCTCCTTTTTCCCCCTACCTCGCTCCCTATAACGACACCAATTCGTCTGTGAGCTTTACAGGGAGACTCAGAAGCTTAGCCGATAAGATCCACTCCGTTGTGGACGTCCCATTGAACATAAACGACCGTTTATTTTTTACTCTTTCCATCAACACGTTTCCTTGCCGCCAAAACGATTCTTGTCAAGGCCCTAATGGCTCTCGCTTAGCTGCTAGCGTGAACAACGTGAGCTTTGTCACTCCCACAGTGAACAGCATATTGCAAGCTTACTATTACCATGCCAATGGTGTTTTCGGAGACAGGTTTCCCGACTTTCCGGAGACCCTTTTCGATTTCACGGCCACGGATCTTCCATTGTACTTGGAGACACCGAAATCTAGGACGGAGGTTAAGGTATTGGAGTATAATTCGACGGTGGAGATCGTGTTCCAAGGGACGAATGTGACGGCGGGGGCGGCCGATCATCCAATGCATCTTCATGGGTTTAGTTTCTACGTGGTTGGATGGGGATTTGGAAATTTCGACAAGGACAAAGATCCTTTGAATTATAACCTTGTCGACCCTCCGCTCCAAAACACTATTGCCGTCCCTGTAAATGGCTGGACCACTGTCAGATTCAAGGCTGACAATCCTG GCGTTTGGTTCATGCACTGCCACGTGGACAGGCATATGTCATGGGGTATGACAATGGCGTTCATAGTGAAGAATGGGAAATTCCCAAATGCTCAGATTTTACCACCACCTCCAGACATGCCACCATGTTGA
- the LOC107414862 gene encoding laccase-15 isoform X3, with translation MLEREIPSSSTFITKATRTLQSTGIYIYIYIYSSSTAWTIPKPMHGVKQPRNPWSDGPEYITQCPIQPGAKFSQKIILSTEEGTLWWHAHSEWDRATVCGALVIYPKKGTNYPFSKPHAEFPLILGEWWKEDIEELYTEFLKSGGDPNISDALTINGQPGDLYPCSKPDTFKLMVEHSKTYLLRLINSGLQDILFFSIANHSLTIVGSDASYTKPFVTNYIAISPGQTIDFLLTADQDPHHHYYMGAKVYTATSNPFDNTTTTALLHYGDFTPSNSPPFSPYLAPYNDTNSSVSFTGRLRSLADKIHSVVDVPLNINDRLFFTLSINTFPCRQNDSCQGPNGSRLAASVNNVSFVTPTVNSILQAYYYHANGVFGDRFPDFPETLFDFTATDLPLYLETPKSRTEVKVLEYNSTVEIVFQGTNVTAGAADHPMHLHGFSFYVVGWGFGNFDKDKDPLNYNLVDPPLQNTIAVPVNGWTTVRFKADNPGVWFMHCHVDRHMSWGMTMAFIVKNGKFPNAQILPPPPDMPPC, from the exons ATGCTCGAAAGGGAGATACCATCATCGTCGACGTTCATAACAAAGGCAACCAGAACATTACAATCcactggtatatatatatatatatatatatatagtagttctACAGCATGGACCATACCAAAAccgat GCATGGAGTGAAACAACCAAGGAATCCATGGTCAGATGGTCCCGAGTATATCACGCAGTGTCCAATTCAACCAGGAGCCAAGTTCAGCCAAAAGATTATATTATCAACGGAAGAAGGCACCCTGTGGTGGCATGCACACAGTGAGTGGGACAGAGCCACCGTCTGTGGAGCTCTTGTCATATATCCTAAGAAAGGAACCAATTATCCCTTCTCTAAACCACATGCAGAATTCCCCCTCATATTAG GAGAGTGGTGGAAGGAAGATATAGAGGAGCTTTACACTGAGTTTCTCAAATCTGGAGGAGACCCCAACATTTCAGACGCTTTAACCATCAATGGTCAACCTGGTGATCTCTATCCCTGCTCAAAACCAG ATACATTCAAGCTAATGGTTGAGCACAGCAAGACTTATCTACTCCGTCTAATAAACTCAGGCCTCCAAGATATTCTCTTCTTCTCCATCGCCAACCACAGCCTCACCATTGTGGGATCAGATGCAAGCTACACCAAACCATTCGTCACAAACTACATAGCAATATCCCCCGGTCAAACCATTGACTTCTTGTTGACCGCCGATCAAGATCCCCACCACCACTACTACATGGGTGCCAAAGTCTACACCGCAACTTCCAACCCATTCGACAACACAACCACCACTGCTCTTCTCCATTATGGCGACTTCACTCCCTCGAATTCTCCTCCTTTTTCCCCCTACCTCGCTCCCTATAACGACACCAATTCGTCTGTGAGCTTTACAGGGAGACTCAGAAGCTTAGCCGATAAGATCCACTCCGTTGTGGACGTCCCATTGAACATAAACGACCGTTTATTTTTTACTCTTTCCATCAACACGTTTCCTTGCCGCCAAAACGATTCTTGTCAAGGCCCTAATGGCTCTCGCTTAGCTGCTAGCGTGAACAACGTGAGCTTTGTCACTCCCACAGTGAACAGCATATTGCAAGCTTACTATTACCATGCCAATGGTGTTTTCGGAGACAGGTTTCCCGACTTTCCGGAGACCCTTTTCGATTTCACGGCCACGGATCTTCCATTGTACTTGGAGACACCGAAATCTAGGACGGAGGTTAAGGTATTGGAGTATAATTCGACGGTGGAGATCGTGTTCCAAGGGACGAATGTGACGGCGGGGGCGGCCGATCATCCAATGCATCTTCATGGGTTTAGTTTCTACGTGGTTGGATGGGGATTTGGAAATTTCGACAAGGACAAAGATCCTTTGAATTATAACCTTGTCGACCCTCCGCTCCAAAACACTATTGCCGTCCCTGTAAATGGCTGGACCACTGTCAGATTCAAGGCTGACAATCCTG GCGTTTGGTTCATGCACTGCCACGTGGACAGGCATATGTCATGGGGTATGACAATGGCGTTCATAGTGAAGAATGGGAAATTCCCAAATGCTCAGATTTTACCACCACCTCCAGACATGCCACCATGTTGA
- the LOC107414862 gene encoding laccase-15 isoform X2: MKPLLSFQLLGVLFLVDILHCQALVHRRTFVVKEVPYTRLCSTKNILTVNGQFPGPTLYARKGDTIIVDVHNKGNQNITIHWHGVKQPRNPWSDGPEYITQCPIQPGAKFSQKIILSTEEGTLWWHAHSEWDRATVCGALVIYPKKGTNYPFSKPHAEFPLILGEWWKEDIEELYTEFLKSGGDPNISDALTINGQPGDLYPCSKPDTFKLMVEHSKTYLLRLINSGLQDILFFSIANHSLTIVGSDASYTKPFVTNYIAISPGQTIDFLLTADQDPHHHYYMGAKVYTATSNPFDNTTTTALLHYGDFTPSNSPPFSPYLAPYNDTNSSVSFTGRLRSLADKIHSVVDVPLNINDRLFFTLSINTFPCRQNDSCQGPNGSRLAASVNNVSFVTPTVNSILQAYYYHANGVFGDRFPDFPETLFDFTATDLPLYLETPKSRTEVKVLEYNSTVEIVFQGTNVTAGAADHPMHLHGFSFYVVGWGFGNFDKDKDPLNYNLVDPPLQNTIAVPVNGWTTVRFKADNPGVWFMHCHVDRHMSWGMTMAFIVKNGKFPNAQILPPPPDMPPC; encoded by the exons ATGAAGCCTTTACTTAGCTTCCAACTTTTAGGTGTACTATTTCTAGTTGACATCCTCCATTGCCAAGCTTTAGTTCACCGACGTACTTTTGTG GTTAAAGAAGTCCCTTACACAAGATTGTGCAGCACGAAGAACATATTGACTGTGAATGGCCAATTTCCTGGACCAACGCTTTATGCTCGAAAGGGAGATACCATCATCGTCGACGTTCATAACAAAGGCAACCAGAACATTACAATCcactg GCATGGAGTGAAACAACCAAGGAATCCATGGTCAGATGGTCCCGAGTATATCACGCAGTGTCCAATTCAACCAGGAGCCAAGTTCAGCCAAAAGATTATATTATCAACGGAAGAAGGCACCCTGTGGTGGCATGCACACAGTGAGTGGGACAGAGCCACCGTCTGTGGAGCTCTTGTCATATATCCTAAGAAAGGAACCAATTATCCCTTCTCTAAACCACATGCAGAATTCCCCCTCATATTAG GAGAGTGGTGGAAGGAAGATATAGAGGAGCTTTACACTGAGTTTCTCAAATCTGGAGGAGACCCCAACATTTCAGACGCTTTAACCATCAATGGTCAACCTGGTGATCTCTATCCCTGCTCAAAACCAG ATACATTCAAGCTAATGGTTGAGCACAGCAAGACTTATCTACTCCGTCTAATAAACTCAGGCCTCCAAGATATTCTCTTCTTCTCCATCGCCAACCACAGCCTCACCATTGTGGGATCAGATGCAAGCTACACCAAACCATTCGTCACAAACTACATAGCAATATCCCCCGGTCAAACCATTGACTTCTTGTTGACCGCCGATCAAGATCCCCACCACCACTACTACATGGGTGCCAAAGTCTACACCGCAACTTCCAACCCATTCGACAACACAACCACCACTGCTCTTCTCCATTATGGCGACTTCACTCCCTCGAATTCTCCTCCTTTTTCCCCCTACCTCGCTCCCTATAACGACACCAATTCGTCTGTGAGCTTTACAGGGAGACTCAGAAGCTTAGCCGATAAGATCCACTCCGTTGTGGACGTCCCATTGAACATAAACGACCGTTTATTTTTTACTCTTTCCATCAACACGTTTCCTTGCCGCCAAAACGATTCTTGTCAAGGCCCTAATGGCTCTCGCTTAGCTGCTAGCGTGAACAACGTGAGCTTTGTCACTCCCACAGTGAACAGCATATTGCAAGCTTACTATTACCATGCCAATGGTGTTTTCGGAGACAGGTTTCCCGACTTTCCGGAGACCCTTTTCGATTTCACGGCCACGGATCTTCCATTGTACTTGGAGACACCGAAATCTAGGACGGAGGTTAAGGTATTGGAGTATAATTCGACGGTGGAGATCGTGTTCCAAGGGACGAATGTGACGGCGGGGGCGGCCGATCATCCAATGCATCTTCATGGGTTTAGTTTCTACGTGGTTGGATGGGGATTTGGAAATTTCGACAAGGACAAAGATCCTTTGAATTATAACCTTGTCGACCCTCCGCTCCAAAACACTATTGCCGTCCCTGTAAATGGCTGGACCACTGTCAGATTCAAGGCTGACAATCCTG GCGTTTGGTTCATGCACTGCCACGTGGACAGGCATATGTCATGGGGTATGACAATGGCGTTCATAGTGAAGAATGGGAAATTCCCAAATGCTCAGATTTTACCACCACCTCCAGACATGCCACCATGTTGA